From one Prosthecobacter debontii genomic stretch:
- a CDS encoding PIN/TRAM domain-containing protein: protein MWSIRLIRALFFAFFVFTGITVALGFQQPAWLGAVSGATAMGLILALDTLFVRLTLRDFSQGTFGLAIGLFCAWLITRIGVFQLGYFQAMAEGDALRNGVEILIYTTFAYFGITFALRSDRDQFALLIPYVRFRRDGSEGEPLLLDTNIIIDGRVPAVVKTGFLSGALVVPRFVLDELQRLADSTEPQKALRGKRGLEIMEQMRTMEELSISIHEEAPGPHRDQSVDNRLVSTARELNARLLTNDENLAKIARLRGILVLSFNDLAVALLPQLNPGDELTLTLTKQGKDKHQAVGYLADGTMIVVNQAVQCIGQTVEVSISGALPTSAGRLIFAELKK, encoded by the coding sequence ATGTGGTCCATTCGGCTCATCCGGGCCTTATTCTTCGCCTTCTTTGTCTTCACCGGCATCACGGTCGCGCTCGGCTTTCAGCAGCCGGCTTGGCTGGGGGCGGTGTCTGGTGCCACCGCCATGGGCCTGATCCTCGCCCTTGACACGCTTTTCGTTAGGCTCACTCTGCGCGATTTTTCTCAGGGCACCTTCGGTCTGGCCATCGGCCTGTTCTGCGCTTGGCTGATCACGCGCATCGGCGTTTTCCAGCTCGGTTATTTTCAAGCGATGGCGGAGGGGGATGCCCTGCGCAATGGCGTGGAGATCCTCATCTATACCACCTTCGCGTATTTCGGCATCACCTTTGCCCTGCGCAGTGATCGGGACCAGTTTGCCCTCCTCATCCCTTACGTGCGATTCCGCCGGGACGGCTCCGAGGGCGAGCCGCTACTGCTCGACACCAACATCATCATCGACGGCCGGGTGCCTGCGGTGGTGAAGACCGGCTTCCTCAGTGGGGCCCTGGTGGTGCCACGTTTCGTGCTGGATGAACTTCAACGGCTGGCGGATTCCACAGAGCCGCAGAAAGCCCTGCGCGGTAAACGAGGCCTGGAAATCATGGAGCAGATGCGCACGATGGAGGAGCTGTCCATCTCCATCCATGAAGAGGCTCCCGGCCCCCATCGCGATCAATCGGTCGATAACCGCCTTGTCTCCACAGCCCGTGAGCTCAATGCCCGCCTGCTCACCAATGATGAAAACCTCGCCAAGATCGCCCGCCTGCGTGGCATTCTGGTCTTGAGTTTCAATGACCTCGCCGTCGCCCTGCTGCCGCAGTTGAACCCCGGGGATGAACTCACGCTTACCCTCACCAAACAAGGCAAAGACAAACATCAAGCGGTGGGTTACCTCGCAGATGGCACGATGATCGTGGTGAATCAGGCCGTCCAATGCATCGGCCAAACCGTCGAAGTTTCCATCTCTGGAGCCCTGCCCACCTCAGCGGGTCGATTGATCTTCGCCGAGCTCAAGAAGTGA
- a CDS encoding dihydroxy-acid dehydratase, with translation MAPKSLNWNSSSLTHGWQRGVKSFYWGLGFQPEDFNKPQIGIATPLLDGNICNMKAYEVASLIREGCAESGLIAFPFGVSGVSDNITQGHEGGASSLVSRNLMANGAEMVTSAHCYDGLIGVHHCDKNGPAFAMALARLNFPGLIVNGGSILPGCHSGKPITILDSYDSQAQANNGSMSFDESEAIIRAACPGAGGCGIAASFNTWGIALEAMGLSLPDTSSIPAVDAGKKGDCLRAGQAMRRLLELDLRPRTILTQAALTNAMTAIAAMGGSTNGVLHILAVAHEAGVDFTLKDVQAICRRTPVYCNFAPRGRGTMADLHRIGGTAMLLKHFLRAGLLDGSCITVTGQTLAENVAHCPDVPADQDLIAPLGQPFKDYADLQICFGNLAPHGMVFKVSSRQSPQFKGRAICFESVKAVSDAAAEKRIQPGHFVVLRGVGPIAAGMPELLVASAALAVPELDGKVAFLSDGRVSGVSHGVMGIHCSPEAAVGGPISAVQDGDEIEFDLLAGTIHLHADLSERHAEWPQPKHQRGYLADFAATACQAHQGCVSSWVLRDR, from the coding sequence ATGGCCCCCAAATCCCTCAACTGGAATTCCTCCTCCCTCACCCACGGCTGGCAGCGCGGCGTTAAATCGTTCTACTGGGGCCTCGGATTCCAGCCGGAGGATTTTAACAAACCGCAGATCGGCATCGCCACGCCCCTGCTGGATGGTAACATCTGCAACATGAAGGCCTATGAGGTGGCCAGCCTCATCCGGGAAGGCTGTGCAGAATCAGGCCTCATCGCCTTTCCCTTCGGAGTTTCGGGCGTCAGCGACAACATCACTCAGGGCCATGAAGGCGGGGCCTCATCCCTCGTTTCACGCAATCTCATGGCCAATGGCGCCGAGATGGTCACCAGCGCCCACTGCTATGATGGCCTCATCGGCGTGCATCATTGCGACAAAAACGGCCCCGCCTTTGCCATGGCCTTGGCCCGCCTTAATTTCCCAGGGCTGATCGTCAACGGAGGCAGCATCCTGCCGGGTTGTCATTCGGGTAAACCCATTACCATTCTGGATTCCTACGATTCCCAAGCCCAAGCCAACAACGGCAGCATGAGCTTCGACGAATCCGAGGCCATCATCCGGGCCGCCTGTCCAGGAGCCGGCGGTTGTGGCATCGCCGCTTCCTTCAATACCTGGGGCATCGCGCTGGAAGCGATGGGACTTAGCCTCCCAGACACCTCCTCCATCCCAGCGGTGGATGCTGGTAAGAAGGGTGATTGCCTGCGTGCAGGACAGGCCATGCGTCGGCTTTTAGAATTGGATCTGCGCCCGCGCACGATTCTGACCCAGGCGGCGCTCACCAATGCCATGACCGCCATCGCCGCGATGGGCGGCTCTACCAATGGCGTGCTACACATCCTGGCCGTCGCGCATGAGGCCGGGGTGGATTTCACACTCAAAGACGTGCAAGCCATCTGCCGCCGCACCCCCGTTTACTGCAACTTCGCCCCACGCGGTCGCGGCACCATGGCAGATCTGCACCGCATCGGCGGCACTGCCATGCTGCTGAAGCACTTCCTGCGCGCCGGACTGCTGGATGGCTCTTGCATCACCGTCACTGGGCAGACTTTGGCGGAAAACGTCGCACATTGCCCCGATGTCCCTGCCGATCAGGACCTCATCGCGCCGCTGGGCCAGCCCTTCAAAGACTACGCCGACCTGCAAATCTGCTTCGGCAATCTGGCCCCTCACGGCATGGTCTTTAAAGTCTCCTCACGTCAGAGTCCGCAGTTCAAAGGCCGTGCGATCTGTTTTGAAAGCGTCAAGGCCGTCTCGGATGCAGCCGCCGAGAAAAGGATTCAGCCAGGGCATTTCGTGGTCCTCCGTGGTGTTGGCCCTATCGCCGCAGGCATGCCGGAGCTGCTCGTCGCCAGTGCCGCCCTGGCCGTGCCGGAGCTGGATGGCAAGGTGGCCTTCCTTTCCGATGGCCGTGTCTCAGGCGTTTCCCATGGCGTCATGGGCATCCACTGCTCCCCCGAAGCCGCTGTCGGAGGTCCAATTTCGGCCGTTCAGGACGGTGATGAAATCGAGTTCGATCTCCTCGCCGGAACCATCCATCTGCATGCGGATCTGTCTGAACGACATGCCGAATGGCCGCAGCCGAAGCATCAGCGCGGCTACCTGGCTGACTTTGCAGCGACAGCTTGCCAGGCTCATCAAGGCTGTGTTTCCTCCTGGGTGCTGCGGGATCGTTGA